The Spodoptera frugiperda isolate SF20-4 chromosome 9, AGI-APGP_CSIRO_Sfru_2.0, whole genome shotgun sequence genome contains a region encoding:
- the LOC126910999 gene encoding 101 kDa malaria antigen-like, with protein sequence MPRANVEDQLPNEDLSLYTIWAKTKDYLNENLPQKVAATITEQVSHSSEPEHVTESESLPPQTPEAFVADNSISTLPEHVLDVSDHISDKPLITKNLQGRYFGPSTSQVCTDTNASDNGNPDLQEEDIGRPESVLELSKTVSKDIAQQAMRTTPNKVFTPETNDTIAQSLSSSSQNIIEENIEPVTESTKTISKDIACSAIYSTPNKVQNSELNNTISKPMPSKPQNVMDENIPSPFKRALFWPEPEMKKRRSKERLPSAITGETWRAYMIKKENEKKQKEEEKNKRMKERQEKQLIKKKTSEEREKVKNKKKITKTSMEGMIDDVDGFGGEPDFEMQEDDEYDV encoded by the exons ATGCCCAGAGCTAACGTTGAGGACCAGCTTCCAAATGAAGATCTGTCGTTATATACCATCTGGGCTAAAACTAAAgactatttaaatgaaaatttaccCCAGAAAGTTGCCGCAACTATCACGGAGCAAGTCTCGCATTCTTCAGAGCCTGAACATGTAACAGAATCCGAATCATTGCCACCACAAACACCTGAGGCATTCGTGGCCGACAATTCAATTTCTACTTTACCTGAACATGTATTGGACGTCTCTGACCACATCTCTGACAAaccattaattacaaaaaatttACAGGGAAGGTACTTTGGACCAAGTACGTCACAAGTTTGTACAGACACGAATGCTTCTGATAATGGCAATCCAGATTTACAAGAAGAGGACATCGGAAGACCTGAATCCGTTCTAGAATTATCGAAAACGGTTTCCAAAGATATTGCCCAGCAAGCAATGCGTACTACTCCAAACAAAGTTTTCACTCCTGAAACAAATGACACTATAGCACAATCCTTGTCTTCCAGTTCCCAAAATATAATAGAGGAAAATATTGAACCTGTTACCGAATCAACGAAAACAATATCAAAAGACATTGCCTGCTCTGCAATATATAGTACTCCTAATAAAGTTCAGAATTCTGAATTAAATAACACTATATCCAAGCCTATGCCTTCAAAGCCACAAAATGTAATGGATGAAAATATTCCATCGCCATTTAAGCGTGCTTTATTTTGGCCAGAaccagaaatgaaaaaaaggCGTAGTAAGGAACGTCTTCCTTCGGCAATCACTGGTGAGACTTGGAGAGCATATATGATTaagaaagaaaatgaaaagaaaCAGAAGGAAgaagagaaaaacaaaagaatgaaAGAAAGACAAGAAAAACAACTAATAAAAAAGAAGACATCTGAAGAACGAgagaaagttaaaaataaaaagaaaataacaaaaact AGTATGGAGGGAATGATAGATGATGTCGATGGATTTGGTGGTGAACCAGATTTCGAAATGCAAGAGGATGATGAGTATGACGTATGA